Proteins encoded together in one Triticum dicoccoides isolate Atlit2015 ecotype Zavitan chromosome 7B, WEW_v2.0, whole genome shotgun sequence window:
- the LOC119335784 gene encoding aspartyl protease family protein At5g10770-like, producing MASIPKLVILLLCTCLHTLLAHGGDDLRTYKVLHAGALKSATVNCSQPQVTPSYGGVTVPLHHRHGPCSPSPVPSTKAPTLQEMLRRDQLRAAYITRKYSGVKGGAGDVEQSDITVPTTLGTSLGTLEYLITVGIGSPAVTQTMLIDTGSDVSWVQCKPCSQCHAQADSLFNPSSSSTYSAFPCSSAACAQLRRRGCSNSQCQYIVKYGDGSTGTGTYSTDTLALGSSTVKNFQFGCSQSESGNLLEDQTDGLMGLGGGAESLATQTAGTFGKAFSYCLPPTPDSSGFLTLGAATSGFVVKTPMLRSSEVPSYYGVRLQAIRVGGRQLSIPASVFSAGSIMDSGTIITRLPATAYSALSSAFKAGMKQYPPAQPMGIFDTCFDFSGQSSVSIPSVALVFSGGVVVDLATDGIILDSCLAFAANTDDSSLGIIGNVQQRTIEVLYDVGGGAVGFKAGAC from the exons ATGGCATCTATTCCCAAGCTTGTGATTCTCCTGTTGTGCACCTGTCTTCACACTCTCCTTGCTCACGGAGGGGACGATCTTCGCACCTACAAGGTTCTGCACGCTGGCGCTCTCAAATCTGCCACCGTCAACTGCTCCCAGCCCCAAG TGACTCCATCATACGGCGGGGTCACGGTGCCGTTGCACCACCGGCACGGCCCGTGCTCGCCCTCGCCTGTACCCTCCACCAAGGCGCCGACCTTGCAGGAGATGCTCCGGCGTGACCAGCTCCGGGCCGCTTACATCACACGGAAGTACTCCGGCGTCAAGGGTGGCGCAGGTGACGTGGAGCAATCGGACATTACCGTGCCCACCACGCTGGGCACCTCCCTGGGCACGCTGGAGTACCTGATCACCGTCGGCATCGGCTCGCCGGCCGTGACCCAGACCATGCTCATCGACACCGGCAGCGACGTGTCATGGGTGCAGTGCAAGCCGTGCTCGCAGTGCCACGCGCAGGCGGACTCGCTCTTCAACCCCAGCTCGTCGAGCACCTACTCCGCGTTCCCCTGCAGCTCCGCCGCCTGCGCGCAGCTCCGCCGAAGAGGCTGCTCCAACTCCCAATGCCAGTATATTGTCAAATACGGCGATGGTTCGACCGGGACTGGGACTTACAGCACCGACACGCTCGCGCTGGGCTCCAGCACCGTCAAGAACTTTCAGTTCGGGTGCAGCCAGTCTGAGTCGGGCAACCTTCTCGAAGACCAGACCGATGGGCTCatggggctcggcggcggcgcagaGTCTCTCGCCACCCAGACAGCGGGGACCTTCGGCAAGGCCTTCTCGTACTGCCTCCCGCCGACTCCGGACTCGTCCGGATTCCTCACTCTCGGTGCAGCAACCTCGGGTTTCGTAGTGAAGACGCCGATGCTGAGGAGTAGTGAGGTCCCGTCGTACTACGGCGTGCGCCTTCAGGCCATCAGGGTGGGAGGCAGGCAGCTCAGCATACCTGCCTCGGTCTTCTCCGCCGGGTCGATCATGGACTCCGGCACAATCATCACGCGGCTTCCGGCGACGGCGTACTCTGCGCTGTCGTCGGCGTTCAAGGCCGGCATGAAGCAGTACCCGCCGGCGCAGCCCATGGGCATCTTCGACACGTGCTTCGACTTCAGCGGCCAGTCCAGCGTCAGCATACCGAGCGTCGCACTGGTGTtctccgggggcgtcgtcgtcgacCTCGCCACCGACGGGATCATTCTGGACAGCTGCCTCGCCTTCGCGGCCAACACCGACGACAGCTCCCTCGGCATCATCGGCAACGTGCAGCAGCGGACGATCGAGGTGCTGTAcgacgtcggcggcggcgccgtgggGTTCAAGGCTGGCGCATGCTGA